The Erythrobacter sp. SDW2 region GAGCGGCGCGGACGAAGCGAATTCCAGCTGAAGGTCGCCATGTTGGAGATCATCAGCATCGCGATGAGCGCCATCCACGGACCTACCAGCAGCGGCTCGCGGAACGCCTCTTCGCCCGTTGCCAGCCAGAGAAACACCGGCGTAAAGGCCAAACCTGCCCCGGCGGGTGCTGGCACCCCGGTCAGGAAACCGGCCGACTTGTGCGGCTGTTCATCGACGTCGATCTGCGCGTTGAATCGCGCCAAGCGCAAGGCGCATGCGATGGCATAGGCCAGCGCCGCGAACCATCCCAGCCGGGGTATCTCCTGCAGCGACCAGAGATAAAGCATGATCGCAGGCGCCATGCCGAACGAAAGCGAATCCGCCAGACTGTCAAGCTCCGCCCCGAAGCGGCTTTGTGCCTTGAGCAGCCGCGCGATGCGCCCGTCCATGCCGTCGAGCACGCCTGCAATAACGATGGCCATCACGGCCGAGGCCCATTCGCCGGCAATGGCAAAACGGATGCCGGTCAATCCCGCGCACAAAGCGGCGACGGTGATTGCATTGGGTAGAACAGCCCGTAGCGTCAGCCCTCTGCCCCGCCCGCGTACCGGCAGCTCGTCCTCGGCCGACTTGGGTCCGAGACGGTCGCCATCATTGCTCACTGGGCGCAACCCTCGAGCAATCGTTCCTCGCCTACGCGGGCAAGAATCGTCTCGCCGGCGATGACCTTCTGGCCCAGAATAACTTCCGGCCCGGTCCCGGCCGGAAGATAGACATCGACCCGGCTGCCGAACCGGATCAGCCCGATCCGCTGGCCCACGGCAACAATGTCACCCGCTTTGACGAACGGCACGATCCGGCGCGCGACCAGTCCGGCAATCTGGGTGAAGCCGATCCGGAGTCCGTCGGAGCGGGTAACGAGCAGGTGCTGCCGCTCGTTTTCTTCGCTTGCCTTGTCGAGATCGGCGTTGAGGAACTTGCCCGGCACATAAACCAGCCGGCTGACCTGCCCGGCAATCGGCGAGCGGTTGATGTGGACGTCGAACACGCTCATGAAAATCGAGATCCGGGTCAAAGGCTCTGTGCCGAGCCCGGGATTGCCTGCAGCATCCTCGCCCGCCAGTTCGGGCGGTGGCGGTACCACGCTGATCAGCGAGACCAGCCCGTCGGCAGGCGAAACAATCGCTCTCTCGTCCTGCGGCACGACCCGTTCGGGATCACGGAAGAAGGCGAGTACCCCCAGTGTAAGGAAGCCAAGCGGCCAGGCAATCGTCTCCCAGGCGAACAGCGCGGTGATGACCGCGACAATCGCTACGACGATGCCGAATTTGCGCCCTTCGGGGTGGATTGCGGGCCAGCTCCAGCCAGCCTCGCCGCGACCTTTGTTGTCGAGCAGATCTTTTGCCATGGACGTCACCTAGGGTGGTGGAATGTAACCAGCAACCCCTAGCCTGCCTTGCGCACAAACACCGTCCCCGCTGAATAGCCAGCGCCGAAGGAGCAGATCAGCCCGATGTCGCCGACCGCAAGGTCCTGCGAATGCTGGTGAAAAGCGATGATCGAGCCTGCGCTGGAGGTGTTGGCAAAAGTGTCCAGCACCGTGGGGCTTTCGTCCTCGTTTGCCTCGTGCCCCAGCACCCTTTGGGCGATCAGACGGTTCATCCCGGCATTGGCCTGGTGCAGCCAAAGCCGCCGCAGCGAACTCGGCTCGATCCCGAGTCGGCCCGATTCCTCGACGATCATCTGCGCCACCATCGGCACCACTTCCTTGAACACCTTGCGCCCTTCCTGGACGAACAGCTTGTCAGGCGTACCGATCGTTTCAGGTGCTGCGCGGTTGAGAAAGCCGAAGTTGTTTCGGATATTGTTGGAGAAGACCGTCTTCAGCTTGGTGCCGAGGATGTCCCAATGGTCCGCCGGGGCGATCGAGGCGTCTTCGACCAGCACCGCCGTGGCCACGTCGCCAAAGATAAAGTGGCTGTCACGGTCGCGCCAGTTGAGGTGCCCGGAGGTAATCTCGGGGCTGACCACCAGCACGCTCTTCGCATTGCCTGCCCGGATGTAGTCTGCAGCGGTTTGAATGCCGAAGGTGGCCGAGGAGCAAGCGACGTTCATATCGAAGCCGAAGCCGTCGATGCCGAGCGCCTGCTGGATCTCGATCGCCATGGCGGGATAGGCGCGCTGCATATTCGATGCGGCGCAGAGCACGGCGTCGACATCCTTGGCGTCGCGCCCGGCGCGCTCGAGCGCCTGTTGGCACGCCGCGACGCCGATCTCCGCCATGACAGACAGCTCGTCATTGCTCCGTTCGGGCAGACGCGGCTCCATGACATCGGGATCGATGATCGGCGCCTTGCTCATGACATAGCGCGACTTGATCCCGCTCGCCTTCTCGATGAATTCGACCGAGCTTTGGGTCAGGGGCTCAATCTCGCCGGCTTCAATCGCTTCGGCATGAGCGGCGTTGTGCTTGTCGACGAAGGCGTTGAACGCAGCGACCAGCTCTTCATTTGTGATCGATTCCGCCGGGGTAAAAAGGCCCGTGGCGGATATCACGGGTCGGCCTGTGGTTTCCATGCGGGCCTGACTAGTTGCGCGATTTGCCGCCGACAAGCGATTCTGTTGCATCAAACGAAACCGCCATTCACAGAGCGGTGCTGCAACCGGGAAGGATGATCGATGAAGCTCGGCGCTTGCTATTACCCTGAGCATTGGCCGGAGGAACGCTGGCCGACCGATGCCCGCATGATGCGCGAGGCGGGGCTGATCCGCGTCCGTATCGGCGAGTTCGCCTGGAGCAGGATCGAGCCGGAACCCGGCCGGTTCGACTGGGACTGGCTTGATCGTGCTATCGACGTGCTGGCGAATGCCGGGCTTGAAATCATCCTTGGCACCCCCACCGCCACACCGCCCAAGTGGCTGGTCGACCTTACGCCGGACATGGTGGCGCTCGACCGCAATGGTCGCCCGCGCGGCTTCGGCTCGCGGCGGCACTATTGCTTCAGCCACACAGGTTATCGTGAGGAAGCAAAGCGCATCACCCGGGCTGTGGCCGACCGCTATGGCCAGCATCCCGCAGTCGTCGGCTGGCAGACCGACAATGAGTATGGCTGCCACGATACCGTGCAGAGCTTTTCCCCGGCCGCGCGCGATGCCTTCCGGCAATGGCTGGCAGATCGCTATGACGCCATCGATACGCTCAACTGCGCATGGGGCAATGTCTTCTGGAGCATGGAGTACCGCTCCTTCGACGAGATCGAGCTGCCCAACCTGACCGTGACCGAGGCCAATCCCTCACACTGGCTGGCGTTCCGCCGCTTCTCCTCGGACCAGGTGATGGCTTTCAATGCCGCACAGGTGGAGATCCTGCGCGAGCTATCACCCGGGCGCGACATTACCCACAACGCCATGGGGTTCTACACCGGCTACGATCACTTTGCCCTCGGGGCGCAGCTCGATGTGCTCGGGTGGGACAGCTACCCGCTCGGTTTTCTGGAACAATTCCGTTTCAGCGAGGAGGACAAGGTCACCTACGCCCGCACCGGCCACCCGGATATCGCCGCGTTTCACCACGATCTTTACCGCGGCTGCGCGAAAGGCGGGCGCTGGAGCGTGCTCGAGCAGCAACCCGGCCCCGTCAACTGGGCGCGCAACAATCCGGCTCCGCTGCCCGGCATGGTTCATCTGTGGACCATGGAAGCGGCGGCGCATGGGGCCGAGATGCTGTGTTACTTCCGCTGGCGGCAGGCGCCGTTTGCGCAGGAGCAGATGCATGCGGGCCTGCTGCGACCCGATGCCGAGCCTGCCCCGGCCTTCGCCGAAGCACGCCGGTCGTTCGAGGCGCTCGCAGCGCTGGGCAATCATGGCAAGCCGGTGAAGCAGGTGGCCATAGTCTTCTCCTATGATGCCGAATGGATCACCCAGATCCAGCCGCAGGGGCAGGATCTCTCGGCCTTGTGGGCTGCGTTCGAATGCTACTCTGCCTTGCGCGAACGCGGTCTGAATGTGGACTTTGTTGCCCCTGCTGCACCGCTTGATGGTTACAAGCTGGTCGTCGTCCCTTGCTTGCCACATGCTCCTGACGCGATTGTCGCAGCGCTTGAGACGAGCAACGCACAAATCGTCATCGGCCCGCGTTCTGGCAGCAAGACAGCCGAACTGACCATCCCCGAAGGCCTCGCCCCGGGGCCCTTGCGCAAACTCGCCGGGGTCACGGTAAGCCGTAGCGAGAGTCTGCGTCCAGGTCTCGTCCATCGTGGTGATGGTTGGCAACTGACCCGCTGGCTCGACCATGTCGAAGGGTCTGCCGAGGCAGAGCTGGTGTGCGAGGATGGCACCGTAGCCTGTTGGAAGAACGGCAGAATGCGCACCCTCGCAGGCTGGCCCGAGGATTCACTGATCCGGAAGGTGATTGGACTTACCCTTGCCGACGCTGGCATTGACGCTCCGGCCCTTCCCATGGGCCTGCGCCGGGTCACCACGCAGGCCGGGTCATTCTGGTTCAACTACGGACCGCTAACAGTTGAAATCGAAGGAGCAGCTCTCGCCCGGGCGGAGTGGTGCTTCGTGCGAAACTGAGGGATGCGGTGGTGGACAGGGACGGATTCGAACCATCGTACGCTTGCGCGGGCAGATTTACAGTCTGCTGCCTTTAACCACTCGGCCACCTGTCCACATCGCATCATATTCGCGAGGAAATCGGGGCTCCGCGAGGGGCCCCGTTTGCCGAGAGGCGCCCCTTTGGCGAAGCGGCGCTTGCCTGTCAATGGGGCGACTGGCAGGGCGGCACAAAGAATCGCAAGGCAGGAAAGTTTGAATGGCAAAGGGTGAACGCAAGAAGGCCATACGCGGGCGCGCCGGGCGGATGCAGGGCGGACGCGGCAGCGGGCGGCATTCGCCCAACACCGTGCGCCTGTGGGGTCGCCACGCGGTGGAAGCCGCGCTGATGAACCCTGCCCGCTCGCACCGCAAGCTGTGGGCAACCCGCGAAGGGATCGAGTCGCTCGATGGCGAACTGCCAGCCGATTTCCCGGTCGAGTATGCCGATGTGGCCGACCTTGCCCGCCTCGTCGCACGCGACGCGCCGCACCAGGGGCTGGTCCTAGAATGCGAACCGCTCGATGATGTCCACCTCGAGGACGTAATCGATGACGGTCGCCCGGTGGTGATCCTCGACCAGGTGACGGACCCTCACAATGTCGGTGCCATCCTCCGCTCGGCCGCCGCATTCGATGCTGCTGCCATTGTCACGCAGGATCGCCATGCCCCGCCGGAATCCGGCGTCGTCGCTAAGTCAGCCTCTGGTGCGCTGGAACGCGTGCCATGGGTCCGCGTCGTCAACCTCGCCCGCACGCTGGAGGCGCTGGCCGAGCGCGGCTACTGGCGGATCGGCCTCACCGGCCATGCCGAGGCCACCTTGGCAGAAGCCCTTCCCGCAGGACGGGTCGCACTCGTGCTGGGTGCCGAGGGCGAGGGCATGCGTCACAACATCGAAGCGCATTGCGACGCCCTCGCCCGCCTGCCGATCAGTAACGCAATCGAAAGCCTCAACGTGTCCAATGCTGCCGCGATTGCACTTTACGCAGTCTCGACGCGCGATTAGCCTCACGCGGCATCAGGGGAGCACATGATGATTTCGAAGAAAATGAGCGCTGTCGCCATGCTTGGAGCGGCGGCGCTGATACTGACAGGGTGCATGCTCGCTCCTGGCAAGTTCACCTCCGAACTGGAACTGCAACGCGACGGGCGTTTCACCTATCGCTACGATGGCGAAATCTATCTCCTGGCCATGAGCCAGCTGGCAAAAGCAAGTCAGCGTTTTGGCGATGAGGAGAACGAGTTCATTGCCCAGCCCTGCTACGATGAGAGCTGGGAAGGCGAAGATAAGGTGGAACCGCCCGCCGATGAAGCTCCAGCTGCCGAACTTTTCGCCGTGCCGATGGCCGCCTATATCCCCGCCGAACCGGTCATCATTGCGCCCGATGTCGCTGAAGAAGCGGTCGAAGACTACGAGGATGGCTACACCTTCACCGAGCGCGAATGCACCGAGGAAGAGCTGGCCGAGCAGCGCGCCGACTATGACGAGCGGATGGAGCTCAGGAAGAAGCAGGCCGAGCAGCAGGCACAGATGATGAATCTGTTCTTCGGCGGTCTGGACCCGTCCGACCCTGAATCCGCCGACGAGCTGGTCAAGCGGCTGAAGCGCCAGCGCGGCTGGAAGAGCGTCGAGCACCTCGGCAATGGGAAGTTCCAGGTCAGCTTCGAACTGACTGGCACCATGGGCCACGACTTTGTCTTCCCGACCTTCGAACGCTTCCCGATGAACAACTTCCTGCTCACGGCTGCCGTGCGCGAACCGGGCACCATCCGGATCGACGCTCCCGGGTTCGCTGTCCAGGGCGCCGAAGGTCCGATGGGCGGCATGATGTCGGGTATGCTCGGCGTAATGCAGATCTTCGGGGACGAGAAGGACAAGGCCGGGCTGGAGGATCTGCCCGAGCTCGATGGCACCTTTGCCATCATTACCAATGGCCGCATCATGGCCAACAACACCGACGAGGGCCCGGCGGACGTCGATGGGATGCAGCGGCTCGAATGGACCATCAACCCGCGCACACGCACCGCGCCGATGGCCCTGATCGCCCTCGACTGATCCGGTCGGGCAACCACCTAGGAAAAACCCCGCCAACCGTGATGGTTGGCGGGGTTTTTGCTACCCGGCAAACTGCCCGGCAAGACGGTTGGTCTAGTTCACGGAATCCTTGAGCACCTTGCCAGCCTTGAACTTGGGCTGGTTGGAAGCCTTGATCGGCATCGGTTCGCCGGTGCGCGGGTTGCGGCCCATCGAAGCCTTCCGCTTGGCAACCGAGAAAGTGCCGAAACCGACCAGCCGCACTTCGTCACCGTTCGACAGGGCCTTGGTGATGGAATCAAACACGCCCTCTACGGCGCTCGAGGCATCGCTCTTGGAAAGGCCGCTGGCGTCAGCGACGGCGCTGATCAGGTCATTCTTGTTCATGGATGGAAACCCCCTCGGTCGAATTTCGTCACGGGCGTGAATCGCCTCGTTCAAGACTTTCTATTTCACAAGTTTTTGCGTGGGCTGTCTAGGGACTTCTCAGCCAAAATTACCCCGTTCGCCGCAAATCGGCGAACGGGGCTTGGTATCGCCACCGGGATCAGTGTGCCGTAGGGGAAGACGTGCCCCCGACTTCACTCGCCGCCGGCTGGCTGGCGAGATCGTCGGCTTCGCTCCATTCGATCGCTTCCGGCGGCTGCACCAGCGCCAGCTCCAGCACCTGGTCGACATGCGCAACAGGCACAATCTCCAACCCTTCCTTGATGTTGGCTGGAAGCTCGGCGAGGTCCTTCACATTCTCTTCCGGGATCAGCACGGTCTTGATCCCGCCGCGCAAGGCGGCAAGCAGCTTCTCCTTGAGGCCACCAATCGCCAACACGCGGCCGCGCAACGTGACTTCGCCGGTCATCGCCACATCGGGCCGCACCGCGATCCCCGTCAGCGTCGAGACGATCGAAGTGACCATGCCGATCCCCGCACTCGGCCCATCCTTGGGCACCGCACCTTCAGGCAGGTGAATGTGGACGTTCTTGCGCTGGAACAGGTTCGGCTTGATGCCATATGCAGGCGCGCGCGCCTTGACGAAGCTGAAGGCCGCCGCGACGCTTTCGTTCATCACCTGACCGAGCTTGCCGGTGGTTTTGATTTCGCCCTTGCCCGGCGTTGTCACGCTTTCGATGGTAAGCAGTTCGCCCCCGACCGAGGTCCAGGCGAGGCCTGTCACCGCGCCGACCTGCGCCTCAAGCTCGCTGACGCCATGCTTGAACTTTCGCACCCCGGCAAATTCGGCGAGGTTTTCGGGCGTGATGGTGACGCTCTCAACCTGCTTCTCCAGGATCTTGCGCAAGCTCTTGCGCGCCAGCCGGGCGATTTCGCGCTCCAGCGTGCGGACGCCTGCCTCACGGGTGTAGTAACGGATCAGGTCACGCAGACCGTCCTCGGTCAGCTCGAACTCGCCTTCCTTCAGCCCATGCGCCTTGACCTGCTTGTCGATCAGGTGACGCTGGGCGATCTCGACCTTTTCGTCCTCGGTGTAGCCTTCCAGCCGGATGATCTCCATCCGGTCGAGCAACGGCTGCGGCAGGTTGAGACTGTTGGCGGTGCAGACGAACATCACGTCCGACAGGTCGATGTCGAGCTCGAGATAGTGGTCCTGGAACTTGGCGTTCTGTTCCGGGTCGAGCACTTCGAGCAATGCCGATGCCGGATCGCCGCGGAAGTCCTGGCCGAGCTTGTCGATCTCGTCGAGCAGGAACAGCGGGTTGCTGGTCCCGGCCTTCTTGAGGTTGGTGACGATCTTGCCCGGCAGCGAGCCGATGTAGGTCCGCCGGTGTCCGCGAATCTCGGCCTCGTCACGCACGCCACCGAGCGACTGGCGGATGAACTCGCGCCCGGTCGCCTTGGCGATCGACTTGCCGAGCGAGGTCTTGCCCACGCCCGGAGGGCCGACGAGGCACAGGATCGGACCCTTGAGCTTGTTGGTCCGCGCCTGCACCGCGAGATACTCGACGATGCGGTCCTTGACCTTCTCCAGCGCATAGTGATCGGCGTCGAGCACTTCCTGCGCCCTGGCGATATCTTTCTTGAGGCGGCTCTTCTTGCCCCACGGCAGGCCGAGCAGCACGTCGAGATAGTTGCGGATCACGGTCGCCTCGGCGCTCATCGGCTGCATGCTGCGCAGCTTCTTGAGTTCGCTGGCGGCCTTGACCCGGGCTTCCTTGGAAAGCTTGGTCTTCTCGATCTTCTCGGCCAGTTCGGCGAGCTCGTCGCCGTCTTCACCGTCAGCACCACCCAGCTCGGACTGGATCGCCTTGAGCTGTTCGTTGAGGTAATATTCGCGCTGGGTCTTCTCCATCTGCCGCTTCACGCGGCCACGGATCTTCTTTTCGACCTGTAGCACCGACAGTTCGCCATCCATGTAGGACAAGACCATTTCCAGCCGCTTGCGAGGGTCTGTCTCGGCCAGCAGCGCCTGCTTTTCGGTCACCTTGACGCTGATCGCCGCGGCGATGGCATCGGCCAACTGGCCGGCATCGTCGATTTCCTGAAGATCGTCGGTCGCGCCTTCGCCCAGCCGCTTGTTGAGCTTGGCATAATCGGCAAACTGGTCGAGCACCGAGCGCATCAGGGCAGTGATCTCGTTGCCGGAAACGCTTTCCGGGGCCAGCGGCTCGACCTCGGCGATCACAAGCTCGCCTTCGGCACGCAATTTCTCCAGCCGTGCGCGGCGCGCACCCTCGACCAGCACGCGCACGGTACCGTCGGGCAATTTGAGCATCTGCAGGACCTGCGCAATCACGCCGACATCATGCAGGTCGGCGCGCTCCGGATCGTCCGTGCCGGGATCGAGCTGGGCCAGCAGGAAGATGTCCTTGTTGCCTTCCATGGCCGCTTCCAGCGCCGCAACCGATTTGTCGCGTCCGACGAACAGCGGCACCACCATGCCGGGGAACACGACAATGTCGCGCAGGGGAAGGAGAGGAAAAAGCTGGGTCATAATCTATCCGTTCTCGGCCAAAGCCGTCTTGGAACGAATATGGGGACCGGCTCACGCTCCCGCAATGGCCCCGCCGTGCAGAGCTGTGAACATGCAGGTCAAGGAATTACGCCACTGGGCGCAGCGTTCGGCCTCTCCGTCGCAATGTTCGGGCCAATGTCTTTTTTGTGCAATTGCGAGATGTAAATTGGTCACGGCAGGACATGGGCGCCGGCAATTTGGTGCCGCTGTCGATGGCGACTGCATGGAGTCAGGTCATGCTCGAAAGTTTGCGTTGCGGCCTTTCCGGCCACAAGGTCAACAGGCGCCGCGTCTGGAACGACGGCACCCATTTCCGCACCAATTGCGACCGCTGCGCGACCCCGCTGATCCGCGACCTTAAGGGCTGGCGCCCGGTCGAGGCATCGGACCACGCGGTGGAAGAAACGACCATCGCCTAGCCCATGCCGGGCAGGTTGAAGCCCGGCGGCAAGCCGATCCCGCTCTGGATTTTCTGCATTTCCTCGGCCGAAGCGCGGTCGGCCTTGCCTCGCGCATCGTTGAAGGCAGCAGCGACGAGGTCTTCCACCATCTGCTTCTCTTCCGGTTTCATCAGGCTTTCGTCGATAGTCACACCGAGGATGCGGCCCTTCGCGGTGCACCGGACTGTGACCAGCCCGCCACCGGCCACGCCTTCGACTTCAATTGCGTCGAGCCTGACCTGGGCATCGTTCATCTGGGTCTGGATCGTCTCGGCGGCCTTCTGGGCGGCGGCGATCATTTCTTCCATCGACTTCATGCGCTCTTGCTCCATTGCGGACGGGGGTTGCCCGCTTCGTCTTCATTGATGATTTCGGCACCGGGGAACGCGCCGCGCACCGCCTGCACCATGGGATGGCCTTCCAACCGCGCCTGCATTTCAGCGGCCTGCGCCTCGGCCCGCTCGACCAGGCTTGGCGCCGCATCGGGATCGTTGCGCTGTTCGAGCTGCCAGCGCCGCCCGGTCGCTGCAAGGAGGGCATCGCGCAGCTGCGGGACGATATCCTCGCGGAACTGCTGGTCGCGGGCATAGACCAGCCTGCCCGGCGCACATTCGATGACGCGCAACTGCAGCCGCATGATGCTGGCGACGAGGGCATGACCGGCACTCTCGACCTGCGCCACCAGCGCTCCGAATTCGAGATTGCCAGTGGCAATGGGCTCTTCAGCAGGCGGAGCGGCTGACGTTGCCGCCTGAGCCGCGCCGGGCGGATTGGCGGCCAGGCCTTCGAGCTTCTTCGCCAGCCTACCAGGATCAGGCAGCTCGGCCGCATGCAACAACCTCAGCAGCCCCATTTGCGCCGACACCAGCGGATCGGGCGCAGACTTCACCTCGTCATAGGCCTTGAGCAGCAATTGCCACAGGCGGTGCAACTGCCCGGCAGAAAGCCGCCCGGCCCAATCGGTCAGCGCATTGCGCTCTTCCTCGCTCACGGCACCCGGCAGGTCTGCACCCAGCTGGGCGAGCGTGATGCGGTGGACGATTTCCATCTGCGACCGCAACAATGCCAGCGGTTCGACCCCGAGCGAGTACTGGTCCGCGATCGCCGCCAGCAAGGCCTTGGCATCGCCATCGAGGATCGTACCGAGAAGTCGGCGCTGCGCCCCCTTGTCGGCGAGGCCGAGCATGTCGCGCACACGCTCGGCGGTAACCTTGCCCTCTGCATCGAGATCGGCGTGGGCAATGGCCTGGTCGAGGATGGACAGCCCGTCGCGGACAGAACCTTCGGCCGCGGATGCCACCATCGCCAGCGCCTCTGGTTCTGCCTCGACCCCTTCCTCGCTGCATACCCAGCCGAAGTGCTGCTGCAGCAACTCCGCCGGGATGCGCCGCAGGTCGAACCGCTGGGTGCGGCTGAGCACCGTCACCGGCAGCTTGTCGACTTCGGTGGTGGCGAAGAGGAACTTCACATGCGCCGGTGGCTCCTCAAGTGTCTTGAGCAAGGCATTGAAAGCATTGCGCGACAGCATGTGGACTTCGTCGATGATGTAAATCTTGTACCGCGCCGAAACGGCGGCATAGCGCACCGCTTCGATGATCTCGCGCACGTCGTCGACGCCGGTGTGGCTGGCGGCGTCCATCTCGATAACGTCGATATGCCGCCCCTCGGCAATCGCCGTGCACGGCTCGCACTGCCCGCACGGATCGATGGTCGGGCCGCCCAGCCCGTCCGGACCGATGCAGTTAAGCGCTTTGGCGATCAGCCGCGCGGTCGAAGTCTTGCCGACCCCGCGCACCCCCGTCATCAGGAAGGCATGGGCCAGCCGGTCCCGCGCAATCGCATTGGCGAGCGTGCGGACCATCGGCTCCTGCCCGATCAATTGGCTGAATGTCTGCGGACGATATTTGCGGGCGAGGACGCGGTAAGGCTGGTTGACGATGGATGCTGCCGATGGAGGCGGTGGAGCCGCTACCGGGGCCGGATCGCCGAACATGGAATTCTGCCCGGCAGCCTCAAGCTCGGCCGCGCTCGGGGCCAGGGCTTCCTCATCCTCTTCCCACGGCGGAGTGTCAGTGCTGTCCGGTGAATCACCCATGCAAGGCTAGGTAGGCGCTCAAGCGCGCAATGTCATGCCGATGGATGTGGGAAATTGAGGGTTGCGAAGAAGGATCGGGCTGCCACCGCCCAAAACATAGGAGCCGGCCGACCCGTCGCAATCCACCTGGGCTGCTTCCTTCCGGACCTGACCCGGTGAGCGAACGCAAACGTCCGACCGACTCCCGGCGCGCGATATGGCGACGACCGGGAGAAAAATCAATCAGCGAAAATTGTCGGCGTAAGCCTGGAACTTCATTGCTTTGGGCGGCGTCATATGGACGCGGGCGGGAATGCCGTATTTCCCGGCATAGGCCTTGGCCGCATCCTTGGTCGGGAAAGTCAGCACCACCTGCGCCTGCGTATCGCCGCTGCCGGTCCAGCCCATCAGCGGATCGGGCTTGCGCGCCTCGCTCTGCTCGAACTCGAGCACCCATTCATCGGTCCGGGCCTTGCCCGATTGCATCGCGCTCTTCGGGCGCTGGTAGATACGTGCAGCCATGGCGGTGCCCTAATTCACGAATCGCCGCGTGAAAAGGCGTTCTTGGTCTTGAGGCTGGGCTTTTCCGCCCATGGCTGGTCGGGCCAGCGGTGCTTGGGATAGCGGCCCTTGCCAGCCTTCTGCACATCACGCCAAGAACCGCGCCAGAAGCCGGGCAGGTCGCGGGTGGCCTGCATCGGCTTGCCGCCGGGATCGGTCAGCTTGAGGAGCAAGGGCGTGGTGCCGATCATCGGCTGCCGGTCGAGCCCGAACAGAGCCTGCACGCGAACCTCGACGCTCGGTGCATCGTCCCCGGCATAGTCGATGGTGTGGGTTGTCCCGGCAGGCGAGGTGAAATGGCGCGGGGCGACACTGTCGAGCCGCTGGCGCTCGTTCCAGTCGAGCTGGCCAAGGATCGCTTCGACCACCCTGCCCCGGTCGAGATCGAGCGAGCGCTTGCCCTCGAGCAAGGGGGCGAGCCAGAGTGCTGCGGTCTCCTTCAGACCATCGACTGACAGCCCGGGAATACCCGCGAAACGCCCGCGCGCCAGCAGGTCGGCAGGAACATGTTCCCCCAACCTCTCGACACATTTATCCACAAGCAAGTCCACAACTGCCTGCGGGTTGGGCGACGGGTCTGGCCCGCTGCTCAGGACGATTTGCCCGAGCCGCCGCTCGCGGCGGGCCTCGACGCGCTTTTCTGCGGTATTCCAGCGCAGTATCGTCGATTGCTCGATCTTGTCGGCGAGGCCTGTCTCGATTTCGACGGGCGACAATTCCGCAGCCGCGGTGATCCGTGCTCCTTTGGCCTGCCCCTGCGCGTCCGCAATCACCAGCCATTCGGCCCGCGCCAACGAAGATGCCGGGTCGAGCTTGTAACCCCTCCCCCCCGCGGAAAGCCAATCCTCGCCCGAGGCATC contains the following coding sequences:
- a CDS encoding beta-galactosidase → MKLGACYYPEHWPEERWPTDARMMREAGLIRVRIGEFAWSRIEPEPGRFDWDWLDRAIDVLANAGLEIILGTPTATPPKWLVDLTPDMVALDRNGRPRGFGSRRHYCFSHTGYREEAKRITRAVADRYGQHPAVVGWQTDNEYGCHDTVQSFSPAARDAFRQWLADRYDAIDTLNCAWGNVFWSMEYRSFDEIELPNLTVTEANPSHWLAFRRFSSDQVMAFNAAQVEILRELSPGRDITHNAMGFYTGYDHFALGAQLDVLGWDSYPLGFLEQFRFSEEDKVTYARTGHPDIAAFHHDLYRGCAKGGRWSVLEQQPGPVNWARNNPAPLPGMVHLWTMEAAAHGAEMLCYFRWRQAPFAQEQMHAGLLRPDAEPAPAFAEARRSFEALAALGNHGKPVKQVAIVFSYDAEWITQIQPQGQDLSALWAAFECYSALRERGLNVDFVAPAAPLDGYKLVVVPCLPHAPDAIVAALETSNAQIVIGPRSGSKTAELTIPEGLAPGPLRKLAGVTVSRSESLRPGLVHRGDGWQLTRWLDHVEGSAEAELVCEDGTVACWKNGRMRTLAGWPEDSLIRKVIGLTLADAGIDAPALPMGLRRVTTQAGSFWFNYGPLTVEIEGAALARAEWCFVRN
- a CDS encoding HU family DNA-binding protein, with product MNKNDLISAVADASGLSKSDASSAVEGVFDSITKALSNGDEVRLVGFGTFSVAKRKASMGRNPRTGEPMPIKASNQPKFKAGKVLKDSVN
- a CDS encoding phosphatidylcholine/phosphatidylserine synthase, whose protein sequence is MSNDGDRLGPKSAEDELPVRGRGRGLTLRAVLPNAITVAALCAGLTGIRFAIAGEWASAVMAIVIAGVLDGMDGRIARLLKAQSRFGAELDSLADSLSFGMAPAIMLYLWSLQEIPRLGWFAALAYAIACALRLARFNAQIDVDEQPHKSAGFLTGVPAPAGAGLAFTPVFLWLATGEEAFREPLLVGPWMALIAMLMISNMATFSWNSLRPRRSIRLEVIFVAGLTFAALLVEPWWTLAVICIGYLALMPLALVRYGRVKRQREASQRDA
- the rlmB gene encoding 23S rRNA (guanosine(2251)-2'-O)-methyltransferase RlmB, with the translated sequence MAKGERKKAIRGRAGRMQGGRGSGRHSPNTVRLWGRHAVEAALMNPARSHRKLWATREGIESLDGELPADFPVEYADVADLARLVARDAPHQGLVLECEPLDDVHLEDVIDDGRPVVILDQVTDPHNVGAILRSAAAFDAAAIVTQDRHAPPESGVVAKSASGALERVPWVRVVNLARTLEALAERGYWRIGLTGHAEATLAEALPAGRVALVLGAEGEGMRHNIEAHCDALARLPISNAIESLNVSNAAAIALYAVSTRD
- a CDS encoding beta-ketoacyl-ACP synthase III produces the protein METTGRPVISATGLFTPAESITNEELVAAFNAFVDKHNAAHAEAIEAGEIEPLTQSSVEFIEKASGIKSRYVMSKAPIIDPDVMEPRLPERSNDELSVMAEIGVAACQQALERAGRDAKDVDAVLCAASNMQRAYPAMAIEIQQALGIDGFGFDMNVACSSATFGIQTAADYIRAGNAKSVLVVSPEITSGHLNWRDRDSHFIFGDVATAVLVEDASIAPADHWDILGTKLKTVFSNNIRNNFGFLNRAAPETIGTPDKLFVQEGRKVFKEVVPMVAQMIVEESGRLGIEPSSLRRLWLHQANAGMNRLIAQRVLGHEANEDESPTVLDTFANTSSAGSIIAFHQHSQDLAVGDIGLICSFGAGYSAGTVFVRKAG
- a CDS encoding phosphatidylserine decarboxylase, producing MAKDLLDNKGRGEAGWSWPAIHPEGRKFGIVVAIVAVITALFAWETIAWPLGFLTLGVLAFFRDPERVVPQDERAIVSPADGLVSLISVVPPPPELAGEDAAGNPGLGTEPLTRISIFMSVFDVHINRSPIAGQVSRLVYVPGKFLNADLDKASEENERQHLLVTRSDGLRIGFTQIAGLVARRIVPFVKAGDIVAVGQRIGLIRFGSRVDVYLPAGTGPEVILGQKVIAGETILARVGEERLLEGCAQ